From the Thermodesulfovibrio thiophilus DSM 17215 genome, one window contains:
- a CDS encoding NGG1p interacting factor 3 protein, NIF3 codes for MKLIKLYQKAIQVGIENDPRGKNEVLKTLEKRKKDYQSLSDKKKEFFDIESLKNPYSDSRILYGTGEEDIKNILVGIDMEVGEIVLADSLRKNGNKVDLILAHHPEGGAYARLFAVMDMQAGILGRFGVPINIAESLIEGRMKEVERRLMPVNHTRAVDAARLFNIPFMCLHTPADNMVATYLQKLFDEKKPYTLDDVIELLLEIPEYREAEKNSAGPKILIGNKDRKAGKIFVDMTGGTEGSKDIFQSVALSGINTIVAMHLSEEHRKEAEKNHINVIIAGHIASDTVGLNLLLDRVTEGENITFLECSGFKRIKRH; via the coding sequence ATGAAACTTATAAAGTTATACCAAAAAGCCATTCAAGTAGGGATTGAAAATGATCCAAGAGGTAAAAACGAAGTTTTAAAAACTCTTGAAAAAAGAAAAAAGGATTATCAATCGCTTTCTGACAAGAAAAAGGAGTTTTTTGATATAGAGTCTCTTAAAAATCCATACAGTGATTCGAGAATTCTTTATGGTACAGGTGAGGAAGACATCAAGAACATACTTGTTGGCATAGATATGGAAGTTGGAGAAATTGTTCTAGCAGATTCATTGAGAAAAAATGGTAACAAAGTGGATCTTATTCTTGCACATCATCCTGAAGGTGGCGCATATGCTCGACTTTTTGCTGTAATGGATATGCAAGCAGGTATTCTTGGAAGATTCGGAGTTCCTATAAATATAGCTGAAAGCCTTATAGAAGGGCGGATGAAAGAAGTCGAGAGAAGGCTCATGCCCGTAAATCATACCAGGGCTGTAGATGCAGCAAGATTGTTTAATATTCCATTTATGTGTTTGCATACACCAGCAGATAATATGGTGGCAACATATTTACAGAAACTTTTTGATGAAAAAAAGCCCTATACACTTGATGATGTAATAGAACTTCTTCTTGAGATTCCAGAATACAGAGAAGCTGAAAAGAATAGCGCTGGACCAAAAATTTTAATTGGTAATAAAGACAGAAAAGCAGGAAAAATATTTGTTGATATGACAGGTGGAACAGAAGGCTCAAAAGATATATTTCAGAGCGTTGCTTTAAGTGGTATAAATACAATAGTAGCAATGCATTTAAGCGAAGAACATCGAAAAGAAGCAGAAAAGAATCATATAAATGTTATCATTGCAGGACATATAGCCAGTGATACTGTTGGATTAAATTTACTTCTTGACAGAGTTACTGAAGGAGAAAATATAACATTTTTAGAATGCTCAGGATTTAAACGTATTAAAAGGCATTAA
- the dnaG gene encoding DNA primase, whose product MHYQQLLEEIKNRIDIVDLITEYIDLQKTGQNYKSLCPFHAEKTPSFVVSPSKQIFHCFGCGKGGDIFTFLMEYEKISFIEAVSMLAKRVGLEFKPVNKSMSQISKEKLYELYETASNYYIEQLKSSEKAKNYLKSRGINEKSIEIFKIGYASGEKNLLYTFLKGKGFDDNLINSSGLINNNNDFFRNRIIIPILDLTGRVVGFGGRLLDSTSQLPKYINSQDTPIFKKGENLFGLWHSKQYIREKGYVMIMEGYMDVILCHQYGFKNAVAPLGTALTQEQLEKAKRIFNNLKKFTNRILLIFDGDEAGVLAAQKSLLPLFYGGFIAKIVLLPDKEDPASFLQKYGEKAFKNLISKALSPVDLIMKIYLEKNLNEGIHKFLIILSYIEDPIYCDELIRELSEKTGVNESALRDQLKRIVYSKSSKSHKNYNNDIKIPSVPKEEEILLRIAISYPEKINYIFQKINIEDFENELIKNIFLKIETLHNHGQFSTNKLLNILNEAEKAFISKLIINSQIDEDLIIQNMNDCIKNLALKSIDKKIKKTAKIGDEKILSELIKMKKTIMRNYNG is encoded by the coding sequence ATGCATTATCAACAACTTTTAGAAGAAATAAAAAATAGGATAGACATTGTTGATTTAATCACTGAATATATTGATTTGCAGAAAACAGGTCAAAATTATAAATCTCTATGTCCATTTCATGCAGAGAAAACTCCTTCATTTGTTGTAAGCCCTTCTAAACAAATTTTTCACTGCTTTGGCTGTGGAAAAGGCGGTGATATTTTTACTTTTCTTATGGAATATGAAAAAATCAGTTTCATTGAAGCTGTTTCAATGCTTGCTAAAAGAGTTGGGCTGGAATTTAAACCTGTAAACAAAAGCATGTCTCAAATTTCTAAAGAAAAACTTTATGAACTTTATGAAACGGCAAGTAATTATTATATTGAACAGTTAAAGTCGTCTGAAAAAGCAAAAAACTATCTGAAAAGTAGAGGAATTAATGAAAAGAGCATAGAAATATTTAAAATCGGATATGCTTCTGGAGAAAAAAATCTTCTATATACCTTTTTAAAGGGAAAAGGCTTTGATGATAATTTAATTAATTCATCTGGTCTGATCAATAACAATAATGACTTTTTCAGAAATAGAATTATTATTCCAATTCTGGATTTAACAGGTAGAGTTGTAGGATTTGGTGGAAGGCTATTAGATTCAACATCCCAACTTCCAAAATATATTAATTCTCAAGATACTCCGATATTTAAAAAAGGAGAAAATCTTTTTGGATTGTGGCACTCAAAACAGTATATTCGTGAAAAAGGATATGTAATGATAATGGAAGGTTATATGGATGTTATTCTCTGTCATCAGTATGGTTTTAAAAATGCAGTTGCACCTTTAGGAACCGCTCTCACTCAGGAACAATTAGAAAAAGCAAAAAGAATTTTTAATAATTTGAAAAAATTTACTAACAGGATATTATTAATATTTGACGGAGATGAAGCAGGAGTTTTAGCTGCGCAAAAGTCGTTATTGCCACTATTTTATGGAGGATTTATTGCAAAAATAGTGTTATTGCCTGATAAAGAAGACCCTGCAAGTTTTTTACAAAAATACGGAGAAAAAGCATTTAAAAATCTTATTTCAAAAGCCTTGTCTCCTGTGGATTTAATTATGAAAATTTATCTAGAAAAAAATTTAAATGAGGGAATTCATAAGTTTCTTATCATTTTAAGCTATATCGAAGATCCAATATACTGTGATGAACTTATAAGAGAACTTTCTGAAAAAACCGGTGTAAATGAGAGTGCACTTAGAGATCAACTTAAAAGGATTGTTTACAGTAAAAGCTCAAAAAGCCACAAGAATTATAATAATGATATCAAAATTCCGTCAGTTCCTAAAGAAGAGGAGATTCTTCTTCGTATAGCTATATCATATCCAGAAAAAATCAATTACATATTTCAGAAGATTAATATTGAAGATTTTGAGAATGAATTGATAAAGAACATTTTTCTTAAAATAGAGACACTACACAATCATGGTCAATTTTCAACAAATAAATTGTTAAATATTCTTAATGAAGCTGAAAAAGCCTTTATATCAAAATTGATCATTAATTCTCAGATTGATGAAGATTTGATAATACAAAATATGAATGATTGCATTAAAAATCTTGCACTAAAATCAATTGATAAAAAAATAAAAAAAACTGCCAAAATAGGTGATGAAAAAATTCTCAGCGAACTTATTAAAATGAAAAAGACTATTATGAGAAACTACAATGGATGA
- the rpsU gene encoding 30S ribosomal protein S21: MPSINVRDMDSFESALKMFKKQCEREGILSEIKKREHYEKPSVKRKKKVLAAKKKLAKKMKMLSK, encoded by the coding sequence ATGCCCTCTATAAATGTTAGGGATATGGATTCATTTGAATCGGCGTTAAAAATGTTCAAAAAACAGTGTGAAAGGGAAGGAATCCTTTCTGAAATTAAAAAAAGAGAACATTATGAAAAACCGAGTGTTAAAAGAAAAAAGAAAGTTCTTGCCGCAAAAAAGAAATTAGCAAAAAAAATGAAAATGTTATCTAAGTAA